DNA from Streptomyces sp. NBC_01260:
GCGTCCACCTTCAGAAACACGTCGCCGACGCGCAGAGTCGCACGCTCGCAATGGGCGACAACGACTTTGACCTCATCCACGGGCGACCAGTATCCCGGAGATGATCGCCGACATCGCCAGATTTACCGCATGCGCTTACGCAGCTGACCGCGTCCCGCTACCCGACAGCCTCGTGCGCGACACTGACCCTTGACCAGGTCAGGCCCACCACGTTTGTCAGGAGTCCTAAGCGACGGCGATCAGCGGCACCAGGTAGCGGCGGGCGAACGCCCTCAGCTGCTCGTCGTCGTCGAGCTCGAAACAGCTGACCGGGTTGAGGAGGAAGGAGACCGTGATGCGCACCATCAGCTCGGCGACGGGTGCCGGATCGGCCTCCGGCCTCCCCTCCGCACGCCTGGCCTCGCGCAGCCGACCGGCCACGTAGCCGCGCATGGCGACGAGTGCCGGCCCGCTCTCCACGGTCAGGAACGGGAGCATGATCTCCGGTTCCAGCCGCAACAGCCCGCCCACCAGGGGATGTTCGCGGATGTGGCCGAGGACGGCCACGAACCCTTCGACGATCCGGTCCTCGGTGGTGGGGAGCGCGGCGACCGCCTCGTCCACCTCGACGACGAAGCGCCGGTACTCACGCAGCAAGCAGGCCGACACCAGGCCGTCCTTGTTGCCGATCCGCCGGTACACGGTCACGCGCGAGACCCCCGCCCGCTTCGCGACGTCGTCGACGGTGGAGCGGCGCAGCCCGAAGGTCATGAACTGCTCACG
Protein-coding regions in this window:
- a CDS encoding TetR/AcrR family transcriptional regulator; its protein translation is MAARSTDEALLARALDEAPPSDALSEQILDAAREQFMTFGLRRSTVDDVAKRAGVSRVTVYRRIGNKDGLVSACLLREYRRFVVEVDEAVAALPTTEDRIVEGFVAVLGHIREHPLVGGLLRLEPEIMLPFLTVESGPALVAMRGYVAGRLREARRAEGRPEADPAPVAELMVRITVSFLLNPVSCFELDDDEQLRAFARRYLVPLIAVA